A window of Microcystis aeruginosa FD4 contains these coding sequences:
- the nadB gene encoding L-aspartate oxidase, with the protein MVVSSQLPSYQDVLVVGSGAAGLYAALCLPPNLKVGLITKEDLKTGASDWAQGGIAAATSPEDSPVFHLEDTLKAGAGLCERSAVQFLVEKAPQAIADLLRLGVSFDRSGDDLARTLEAAHSQARVLHAADRTGRAIVSTLMEKVVERPNITIIPQAIALKLWLDLEGQRCQGICLLHQDHLCWLRAQAVILATGGGGQVYAQTTNPAVSTGDGVALAWRAGAVIRDPEFFQFHPTALTVPGAPRFLISEAVRGEGAHLIDARGRRFAFDYHPAGELAPRDVVSRAIFSHLQKTSHDPAHAKVYLDLRPIEPERLRYRFPNIIRICQKWGINVLEDVIPVAPAAHYWMGGVATDLNARTSLSGLYAIGEAASTGVHGANRLASNSLLECIVFAANLVAIGLEPENFRGERPEKPLEIAENWQQEQEDWQKVRRELPILMWENAGICRFQNELEIAILRVQQWKQQLESLKMGQFLQNLLPDKEQLFLCPSVQLEIRIAIETLNLLDIADLILESALLRAESRGGHYRGDYPETVANWQVHTTIQGRTWRKTPVQA; encoded by the coding sequence ATGGTCGTTTCCTCGCAACTGCCGAGTTATCAAGATGTTTTAGTGGTGGGATCGGGAGCGGCGGGATTGTATGCCGCGCTGTGTTTACCCCCTAACTTAAAGGTGGGTTTAATTACCAAAGAAGATTTAAAAACTGGGGCTAGTGATTGGGCGCAGGGAGGGATTGCGGCAGCCACGTCCCCTGAGGATTCCCCCGTTTTCCATTTAGAAGATACCCTGAAAGCCGGAGCGGGCTTATGCGAGCGCTCTGCCGTGCAGTTTTTAGTCGAGAAAGCCCCCCAAGCGATCGCTGATTTGCTGCGGTTGGGGGTTAGTTTTGATCGCTCTGGAGACGACTTAGCCCGCACTCTTGAGGCCGCCCATTCCCAGGCCCGGGTGCTACACGCGGCTGATCGCACGGGGAGAGCGATCGTCAGTACCCTGATGGAAAAAGTAGTCGAGCGCCCCAATATTACCATTATTCCCCAAGCGATCGCGCTGAAACTCTGGCTTGACCTAGAAGGGCAACGCTGTCAAGGTATTTGTCTACTCCATCAAGATCATCTCTGTTGGCTGCGAGCGCAAGCAGTCATTCTGGCTACGGGAGGCGGCGGTCAAGTCTACGCCCAAACCACTAATCCCGCCGTTAGCACGGGGGATGGAGTCGCCCTGGCTTGGCGTGCTGGGGCAGTGATTCGCGACCCGGAATTTTTTCAGTTTCACCCCACCGCCTTGACTGTGCCGGGGGCGCCGCGGTTTTTAATTAGTGAAGCGGTGCGCGGCGAAGGAGCGCATTTAATTGATGCCCGGGGGCGGCGTTTTGCCTTCGATTACCATCCGGCCGGAGAATTGGCCCCCCGGGATGTGGTGAGTCGGGCGATTTTTAGCCATTTGCAAAAAACCTCCCACGATCCCGCCCATGCCAAAGTATATCTAGATTTAAGACCGATCGAACCGGAGCGTCTGCGTTATCGTTTCCCCAATATTATCCGCATCTGTCAAAAATGGGGCATTAATGTGCTTGAGGATGTGATTCCGGTCGCCCCCGCCGCTCACTATTGGATGGGAGGAGTGGCCACCGATTTAAACGCCCGCACTTCTCTATCCGGTTTGTATGCGATCGGCGAAGCCGCTAGTACAGGTGTTCATGGAGCCAATCGTTTAGCCAGTAATTCTCTCTTGGAATGTATTGTCTTTGCGGCAAATTTAGTTGCAATAGGTCTAGAGCCAGAAAACTTTCGTGGGGAAAGACCAGAAAAACCCTTAGAAATTGCGGAAAACTGGCAGCAAGAACAGGAAGACTGGCAAAAAGTACGGAGAGAATTACCGATTTTAATGTGGGAAAATGCGGGAATTTGCCGATTTCAAAATGAGTTAGAAATTGCTATCCTACGGGTGCAGCAGTGGAAACAACAGTTAGAATCCTTAAAGATGGGCCAATTTCTCCAGAATCTTCTCCCCGACAAAGAACAATTATTTTTGTGTCCCTCGGTGCAGTTAGAAATAAGAATAGCGATCGAGACATTAAATCTTCTAGATATCGCTGACTTAATTCTGGAAAGTGCCTTATTACGAGCAGAAAGCCGAGGCGGTCACTATCGGGGCGATTATCCAGAAACCGTAGCTAATTGGCAAGTACACACGACTATTCAAGGTCGAACATGGCGCAAAACGCCTGTGCAAGCTTAA
- a CDS encoding HEAT repeat domain-containing protein, whose amino-acid sequence MIKPNFLFLLAIGVSSWGHNFQTLPTANAQTPPRLEQPQTVATYDQLMKAGYEATAQRNYQLALEKFQQALAQRPNDTYAQNAIANIQKYLGQTSTPANAAAENETSPVPLIAGSALLSIALLAALLSLFFQYRPKGKASKRPKKTTYANPKNPLDNFSRGNDNSFDADTKAGSDINDNWEEDFEPSLPVQATSRIPNADLILSLIESLRDDDPRTRRRAVWKLAQMSDSRAMQPLVDSMVDGDSYERSLTLEALAQICTRSLRPMNQALAISLQDKNPQVRKNAIRDLTRLYDIMSQISQLICHALDDSDEEVQETARWAIRQLNLQLPPRLDIAPLETTGEPEDDDVQDTSFTETTPTEVQN is encoded by the coding sequence ATGATCAAACCCAATTTCCTATTTTTGTTAGCTATCGGTGTGAGCAGTTGGGGTCATAATTTCCAGACTTTACCCACGGCTAACGCTCAAACTCCCCCTAGGTTAGAGCAACCCCAGACTGTGGCCACTTACGATCAGTTGATGAAAGCTGGTTACGAAGCCACAGCCCAAAGAAATTACCAACTCGCCCTGGAAAAATTTCAACAGGCTCTGGCACAACGTCCGAACGATACCTACGCCCAAAATGCGATCGCTAATATCCAGAAGTATCTAGGTCAAACCTCCACGCCTGCCAACGCCGCCGCCGAAAATGAGACTTCACCAGTACCATTAATTGCTGGCTCGGCCCTGTTATCGATCGCTTTATTAGCAGCTTTACTATCGCTTTTCTTTCAATACCGTCCCAAGGGCAAAGCCTCAAAACGGCCCAAAAAGACAACTTACGCCAATCCTAAAAACCCGCTCGACAACTTTTCTAGGGGCAATGACAATTCCTTCGATGCCGACACCAAAGCTGGCAGTGACATTAATGACAATTGGGAGGAGGATTTCGAGCCTTCTTTGCCCGTACAAGCTACCTCCCGTATCCCAAACGCAGACTTAATCCTGAGTTTGATTGAAAGTCTCCGCGATGACGATCCCCGCACCCGCAGACGGGCGGTTTGGAAGCTGGCACAGATGTCCGATTCTAGGGCAATGCAGCCTTTAGTCGACAGTATGGTGGATGGGGATTCCTACGAACGCAGTTTAACCCTAGAAGCCCTCGCTCAAATCTGTACCCGCTCCCTGCGACCGATGAACCAAGCTTTGGCTATCTCTCTCCAGGATAAAAATCCCCAAGTGCGGAAAAATGCTATCCGGGATTTAACCAGACTCTACGATATCATGTCTCAGATCAGTCAATTAATTTGTCATGCCCTCGATGATTCCGATGAAGAAGTGCAAGAAACAGCACGCTGGGCAATCAGACAGTTAAATCTGCAATTACCGCCCCGTTTAGATATTGCTCCCCTAGAAACCACTGGTGAACCGGAAGATGATGACGTACAGGATACTTCCTTCACTGAAACCACACCCACAGAGGTGCAAAATTGA
- a CDS encoding glycosyltransferase family 4 protein → MSRKLLFISTPVGFLGSGGGGGVELTLYNLARTLTRQGYPVRVVAPEASQLQDIPLITIAGNAQISAQSQGRQAPILMPENAVLANMWHYTQQVQRQYDLIINFAYDWLPFYLTPFFATPVAHLVSMASVSLAMDHVIQKTYRSFPHLLAFHTLAQAETFSLSPPYRCLANGLDVSLYQFRADSSPCLAWVGRIAPEKALEDAIAACQRLGVPLRVFGHISDPLYWQNLQDTYSFDLVDYRGFLPTESLQKELGDCFGLLMTPRWVEAFGNVAIEALACGVPVVAYRRGGPVEIIEDGKTGFLVEPDSIEGLVTGIKNLDRIDRYSCRAVVEQKYSLEALANRAINWFEEIFACSQK, encoded by the coding sequence TTGAGTCGAAAACTGTTATTTATCTCCACCCCCGTGGGATTTTTGGGTTCGGGGGGCGGCGGTGGCGTAGAATTAACTCTTTATAATCTCGCTCGCACTCTGACCAGGCAAGGCTATCCGGTGCGGGTAGTGGCTCCAGAAGCCTCGCAGTTGCAGGATATTCCCTTAATCACTATAGCAGGAAATGCCCAGATTTCCGCCCAAAGTCAGGGCCGGCAAGCCCCGATTTTAATGCCCGAAAATGCCGTTTTGGCCAATATGTGGCACTACACCCAACAAGTACAACGTCAGTACGATTTAATTATTAATTTTGCCTACGATTGGCTCCCTTTTTATCTCACTCCTTTTTTTGCCACTCCCGTCGCCCATTTAGTCAGCATGGCTTCCGTTTCTTTGGCGATGGATCATGTTATTCAAAAAACCTACCGCAGTTTTCCCCATTTACTCGCTTTTCACACCCTCGCCCAAGCAGAAACTTTCTCCCTCTCTCCCCCCTATCGCTGTTTGGCTAATGGTTTAGACGTATCTTTGTATCAGTTTCGGGCCGATTCCTCCCCCTGTCTAGCCTGGGTGGGACGGATTGCCCCGGAAAAAGCTTTAGAGGATGCGATCGCTGCTTGTCAACGGTTGGGTGTACCTTTACGGGTTTTCGGTCATATTTCCGATCCTCTCTACTGGCAAAATTTACAGGATACCTATAGTTTCGATTTAGTGGATTATCGCGGGTTTTTGCCCACCGAGAGCCTACAAAAAGAGCTAGGCGACTGTTTTGGCCTGTTGATGACCCCGCGCTGGGTTGAGGCTTTTGGGAACGTGGCTATTGAAGCTTTAGCCTGTGGTGTTCCCGTGGTTGCCTATCGTCGTGGTGGTCCAGTAGAAATTATTGAAGATGGAAAAACCGGTTTTTTAGTTGAACCCGATAGTATCGAGGGATTAGTTACAGGAATTAAAAATTTAGACCGGATCGATCGATATTCTTGTCGTGCAGTAGTCGAGCAAAAATATTCCCTAGAAGCTTTAGCAAATCGAGCTATTAATTGGTTTGAAGAAATTTTTGCTTGCAGTCAAAAATAA
- a CDS encoding type II restriction endonuclease, giving the protein MARLTQELLCNEAAVFSALESQHQESSLYGVTDGKAIGTYLEQKFKLYLKEKYNFLDGNSASGIDFPDLLVDIKVTSMKQPQSSCPFKSARQKIFGLGYSLIIFVYQKLDDSLNRTASLKIIRTIFVSAERTGD; this is encoded by the coding sequence ATGGCAAGATTGACCCAAGAATTGTTATGTAACGAGGCAGCTGTCTTCTCAGCTTTGGAATCTCAACATCAAGAATCTTCACTCTACGGTGTTACAGATGGTAAAGCGATCGGAACCTACTTAGAACAAAAGTTTAAACTATATCTAAAAGAAAAATATAATTTTCTTGACGGTAATTCAGCTAGTGGGATTGATTTTCCTGATTTGTTAGTAGATATCAAAGTAACAAGCATGAAACAACCTCAATCATCTTGTCCTTTTAAATCCGCAAGACAAAAAATTTTTGGCTTGGGATATTCCTTAATTATTTTTGTTTATCAAAAGTTAGATGATAGCCTAAATCGTACTGCCAGTTTAAAAATTATCAGGACAATTTTTGTCAGTGCCGAAAGAACAGGCGATTGA
- a CDS encoding type II restriction endonuclease: MTRGIRNILNNQGNKDDLIAFILDKNLPVDEMEAANIADEILVHPPGQGFLTISNALQWRLQYTRVIDLAGQEEGLIAIYREN; the protein is encoded by the coding sequence ATGACTCGTGGTATTCGTAACATCTTAAACAATCAGGGAAACAAAGATGATTTAATTGCTTTTATATTAGATAAAAACTTACCTGTTGATGAAATGGAAGCGGCCAATATAGCTGATGAAATTCTTGTTCATCCCCCGGGGCAAGGTTTTCTAACTATTTCTAACGCGTTACAATGGAGATTACAATATACTAGGGTAATCGATCTTGCTGGTCAAGAAGAAGGATTAATAGCCATTTATAGAGAGAATTAG
- a CDS encoding SAM-dependent methyltransferase encodes MQASQVKIEYGDFQTPPELTEKICQKLWQIHVKPDVIIEPTCGIGNFLKAASLTFKETEKILGFEINPDYITQINQDPQISQDQRIQVEQKNFFDCDWYSLTQSWSENILFLGNLPWITNSKQGLINGKNLPQKSNFQGYQGLDAITGKSNFDISEWMLIKLIECLDRRSAYLAIICKTAVSRKILNYIYTHKIHLVYSAIYPINTQKYFQANVDACLLFCQFDSHSENYFCDVFNSFEEGEFQRIGYQNNILIRDLNAFTRLEYLYHRHPQEKWRSGIKHDCSKIMELQLVNGIFVNGLKEVVNLETTYLYPLLKGSDVAQNRLKVINKYILVTQKFIGESTENIRHLAPKTWQYLVNHKNYFLGRKSKIYQNQPDFCIFGVGSYSFSPFKIAISGLYKKLNFNLILPYQNLPVIFDDTVYFLSFDDLDTAQKTLQLLNSSLGREFYSSLIFWDEKRPIKTRILNSLNLSVLAEKVL; translated from the coding sequence ATGCAAGCTTCTCAGGTTAAAATTGAATATGGAGACTTTCAAACTCCCCCAGAGTTAACCGAAAAGATTTGTCAAAAATTATGGCAAATTCATGTTAAACCCGATGTTATTATTGAGCCAACTTGTGGTATAGGTAACTTTTTAAAAGCAGCATCACTTACATTTAAAGAAACTGAAAAAATTCTTGGCTTTGAAATTAATCCTGATTATATCACTCAGATTAATCAAGATCCGCAAATATCCCAAGATCAAAGAATACAAGTTGAACAGAAGAATTTTTTTGATTGTGACTGGTATTCCCTGACTCAATCATGGTCAGAAAATATTTTATTCCTGGGGAATCTACCTTGGATAACCAACTCAAAACAAGGACTTATTAACGGAAAAAATTTACCTCAAAAAAGCAACTTTCAAGGCTATCAGGGTTTAGATGCAATCACGGGAAAAAGTAATTTTGATATTTCAGAGTGGATGTTAATTAAGCTCATTGAATGTCTCGATCGACGTTCAGCTTATCTGGCAATTATCTGTAAGACAGCTGTATCTAGAAAAATTTTAAACTATATCTATACTCACAAAATTCATCTAGTTTACTCGGCAATTTATCCGATCAATACTCAAAAATATTTTCAAGCAAATGTAGATGCTTGTCTTCTATTTTGTCAATTTGATTCTCATTCAGAAAATTATTTTTGTGATGTTTTCAATAGTTTTGAGGAAGGGGAATTTCAGCGCATTGGTTATCAAAATAATATCCTAATCAGAGACTTAAATGCTTTTACTAGATTAGAATATTTATATCATCGGCATCCTCAAGAAAAATGGCGTTCAGGAATTAAACATGATTGCTCAAAAATCATGGAATTACAGTTAGTTAATGGAATTTTTGTCAATGGTTTAAAGGAAGTCGTTAATCTTGAAACCACCTATCTTTATCCTCTCCTGAAAGGTTCAGATGTGGCACAAAATCGCCTAAAGGTTATCAATAAATACATTTTGGTAACTCAGAAGTTTATCGGTGAATCTACAGAAAATATACGGCATCTAGCACCAAAAACTTGGCAATATTTAGTTAATCATAAAAACTATTTTCTGGGTAGAAAGAGCAAAATTTATCAAAATCAGCCAGACTTTTGTATATTTGGTGTGGGTTCTTACAGCTTCTCTCCTTTTAAGATTGCCATTTCTGGACTTTACAAAAAACTAAATTTTAACCTGATATTACCCTATCAAAATCTACCCGTCATTTTCGATGATACTGTTTACTTCTTAAGCTTCGATGATCTAGATACCGCTCAAAAAACCTTACAGCTTCTCAATTCTTCCCTAGGCAGGGAATTTTATTCTTCCTTGATATTTTGGGATGAAAAACGACCAATAAAAACCCGTATTTTAAATAGTTTAAATTTGTCGGTTTTAGCCGAGAAGGTGTTATAA
- a CDS encoding IS5 family transposase produces the protein MYRRVELPPTSPENFEFPSEGKLSPDNRWVIMANLIPWSEFEEEYAQNFSEEMGAPAKTFRMALGALIIKEKLGTSDRETVEQIRENPYLQYFLGLSAYSNEAPFEASMLVYFRERIGSNLVNQVNKKMVINQGGLTSFHRGEKKPEKEEKGEEESEPKNQGKLILDATCAPADIRYPNDLGILNQAREQTEEIIDSLYEPIKDKFPKKPKTYREQARKAYLEVAKRRSPSQKQRRKAIKKQLQYIKRNLAHIEQLMAVGASLSWLSKRQYKMLLVVAEVYRQQLWMWSNKKQSIENRIVSLTQPHVRPIVRGKAGKPVELLAKLSASCYNGYVFLDHLSWDNFNESGDLKEQIAEFKRYTGFYPESVHVDKIYRTRENRAYCRERGIRMSGPPLGRPPANISKEKKKQALEDERILNAIEGKFGQAKRIFNLNRVMAKLPSTSETAIAITFLVINLSTLLRQVFWAFLCLKWKNSTFSRSILTRSYNLEINQQLKLMLVAK, from the coding sequence ATGTACCGCAGAGTCGAGCTACCCCCAACCTCACCAGAAAACTTCGAGTTTCCCTCGGAGGGGAAATTATCCCCAGACAATCGTTGGGTTATCATGGCCAATCTAATTCCTTGGTCAGAATTTGAAGAAGAATATGCCCAAAACTTCTCAGAAGAAATGGGTGCACCAGCCAAAACCTTTCGGATGGCATTAGGAGCATTAATCATTAAAGAGAAGTTGGGAACAAGTGATAGGGAAACCGTCGAACAAATTAGAGAGAACCCTTATCTACAATACTTTTTAGGGCTATCGGCTTACAGCAATGAAGCTCCCTTTGAAGCCTCAATGTTAGTCTATTTTCGAGAAAGAATCGGGTCTAATTTAGTCAACCAAGTCAACAAAAAAATGGTCATCAACCAGGGAGGATTAACCAGCTTTCACCGGGGAGAAAAAAAGCCCGAAAAAGAAGAAAAGGGAGAAGAAGAAAGTGAGCCGAAAAATCAAGGAAAATTAATTTTAGATGCCACCTGTGCGCCGGCTGACATTAGGTATCCCAATGACTTAGGAATATTAAATCAAGCCAGAGAACAAACCGAAGAAATTATCGACTCCCTCTACGAACCCATCAAAGACAAATTCCCAAAAAAACCGAAAACTTACCGAGAACAAGCCAGAAAAGCTTACTTAGAAGTGGCTAAAAGACGCAGTCCATCTCAAAAACAACGGAGAAAAGCTATTAAAAAACAACTCCAATATATCAAAAGAAACTTAGCTCATATTGAGCAGTTAATGGCGGTCGGAGCCTCGCTTTCTTGGCTGAGTAAAAGGCAGTATAAAATGCTGCTAGTTGTCGCAGAAGTTTACCGCCAACAGTTATGGATGTGGTCAAATAAAAAACAGAGTATTGAGAACAGAATCGTCAGTTTAACCCAACCTCATGTACGTCCTATTGTCAGAGGAAAAGCGGGAAAACCAGTGGAATTGCTGGCTAAACTGTCAGCAAGCTGTTACAATGGCTATGTATTTTTAGACCATCTAAGTTGGGATAACTTCAATGAATCTGGGGACTTGAAAGAACAAATAGCAGAATTTAAGCGTTATACGGGCTTTTATCCTGAATCAGTTCATGTAGACAAAATTTATCGGACACGGGAGAATCGAGCCTATTGTCGAGAAAGAGGTATTAGAATGAGTGGACCTCCTTTAGGAAGACCGCCAGCAAATATTAGTAAAGAAAAGAAAAAACAAGCTCTTGAAGATGAAAGAATTCTTAATGCTATTGAAGGGAAATTTGGTCAAGCAAAAAGAATATTTAACCTCAATCGCGTGATGGCAAAACTTCCCTCAACATCGGAAACAGCCATTGCTATTACTTTTTTAGTTATCAATCTTTCCACCCTGCTTCGGCAGGTTTTTTGGGCTTTTTTATGTCTGAAATGGAAAAACAGCACTTTTTCTCGGTCAATACTTACAAGAAGTTATAACTTAGAGATTAATCAACAACTAAAGCTTATGCTTGTAGCTAAGTGA
- the gltX gene encoding glutamate--tRNA ligase translates to MTVRVRIAPSPTGNLHIGTARTAVFNWLFARHHRGKFILRVEDTDLERSRPEYTENIQAGLQWLGLNWDEGPFFQTQRLNYYRQAIQTLLDRGLAYRCYCTPEELEKMREEQKARNLAPRYDNRHRYLTPEQQAQFEQAGRKAVIRFIIDDDREIIWQDLIREKVIWKGSDLGGDMVIARTSENAEENFGQPLYNLAVVVDDIDMEITHVIRGEDHIANTAKQILLYEALGAKVPEFAHTPLILNQEGRKLSKRDGVTSIDDFRKLGFLPQALVNYMTLLGWTPPDSTEEIFTLETAAEVFSLERVNKAGAKFDWTKLDWINSQYLHRLTGEELVPLLLPYWQEAGYNFAAETDRAWLIGLATLIGPSLTRLSDAVAESRLLLTPVANYNQEALSQLQLEGVKDIIKDILAAITPDLTGEVAKGIVETTTKAHRVKKGLVMKSLRAALMGELHGPDLMQSWLLLNQKGWDISRLQQAVNS, encoded by the coding sequence GTGACAGTTAGAGTTCGTATTGCCCCCAGTCCCACGGGAAATTTACACATTGGAACAGCGCGTACAGCCGTATTTAACTGGCTTTTTGCCCGTCATCACCGGGGGAAATTTATCTTGCGCGTGGAAGATACAGATTTAGAACGTTCTCGACCAGAATATACCGAAAATATTCAAGCGGGCCTACAATGGTTAGGACTGAATTGGGATGAAGGTCCTTTTTTTCAAACTCAACGCCTTAATTATTATCGTCAAGCCATTCAAACCCTGCTCGATCGAGGTTTAGCCTATCGTTGTTATTGTACCCCGGAAGAATTGGAAAAAATGCGGGAAGAACAAAAAGCCCGCAATCTTGCCCCCCGTTACGATAATCGTCATCGTTATCTCACCCCCGAACAACAAGCTCAATTCGAGCAAGCGGGGAGAAAAGCAGTAATTCGTTTTATTATTGACGATGATCGAGAAATTATTTGGCAGGATTTAATCCGGGAAAAAGTCATCTGGAAAGGTAGTGATTTAGGGGGGGATATGGTGATCGCTCGTACCTCGGAAAATGCGGAGGAAAACTTTGGTCAGCCTCTCTATAATTTAGCGGTAGTTGTTGATGATATCGATATGGAAATTACCCATGTTATTCGTGGGGAAGATCACATCGCTAATACGGCTAAACAAATTCTTTTATACGAAGCTTTGGGGGCAAAAGTGCCGGAGTTTGCCCACACTCCTTTGATCTTAAATCAGGAGGGTCGTAAGTTATCTAAACGGGATGGAGTCACTTCGATCGATGATTTCCGAAAACTGGGTTTTCTGCCGCAAGCTTTGGTTAATTACATGACTCTCCTCGGTTGGACTCCTCCCGATTCCACTGAAGAAATTTTTACCCTTGAAACGGCCGCTGAAGTGTTTAGTTTAGAACGGGTAAATAAAGCAGGGGCAAAATTTGACTGGACTAAATTGGATTGGATTAATAGTCAATATCTCCATCGCTTAACCGGTGAGGAATTAGTGCCTTTACTCCTTCCCTACTGGCAAGAAGCAGGGTATAATTTTGCTGCTGAAACCGATCGAGCTTGGTTGATCGGTTTGGCTACTCTCATCGGTCCGAGTTTAACTCGTTTAAGCGATGCTGTCGCCGAAAGTCGCTTACTTTTAACCCCTGTGGCTAATTATAATCAGGAAGCTCTAAGTCAATTACAATTAGAGGGAGTTAAGGATATTATCAAGGATATTCTCGCCGCTATTACTCCCGATTTGACTGGAGAAGTTGCTAAGGGAATTGTGGAAACAACAACTAAAGCCCATCGGGTTAAAAAAGGTCTGGTGATGAAGTCTCTGCGCGCCGCTTTGATGGGGGAGTTACACGGTCCAGATTTAATGCAGTCTTGGCTACTTCTCAATCAAAAAGGTTGGGATATATCCCGTCTTCAGCAAGCAGTAAATAGTTAA
- a CDS encoding ATP-dependent 6-phosphofructokinase, protein MGEKKRIGLLTSGGDCAGLNAAIRAVVHHATGNYGWEVVGIREATNGLISRPPKTTIFDIEGVDRLLVMGGTILGTTNKGDPFAFPMPDGTLIDRSQDIIDGYHSLGLDALIGIGGDGSLAILRRIAQQGGINLIGIPKTIDNDVGATEVSIGFDTATNIATEALDRLHFTAASHNRVMILEVMGRDAGHIALAAGIAGGADIILIPEIPYRLEKICEKIRQRQRMDKQFSLIIVSEAVRTETGDRLVQKESLGEDRLGGIGRYLAEEVARETGAETRVTFLGHIQRGGIPSPMDRLLGAAFGVAAVDLIARREFDRMVAWQNRQVVSVPIEEAIKTYRVVDPEETLVKTARGLGICLGD, encoded by the coding sequence ATGGGTGAAAAAAAACGCATTGGACTTCTCACCAGTGGTGGCGACTGTGCGGGTTTAAATGCCGCCATTCGTGCCGTTGTCCACCATGCCACTGGCAATTATGGCTGGGAAGTGGTGGGTATTCGAGAAGCAACTAACGGATTAATTAGCCGTCCCCCCAAAACCACGATCTTTGATATTGAAGGAGTCGATCGCCTGTTGGTGATGGGAGGAACAATTCTCGGTACTACCAATAAGGGGGATCCCTTCGCTTTCCCGATGCCCGATGGAACCCTGATCGATCGCTCTCAGGACATCATCGACGGCTATCATAGTCTGGGACTGGATGCCCTGATCGGCATCGGTGGCGATGGTAGTCTGGCGATTTTGCGCCGTATTGCCCAACAGGGAGGCATTAATCTGATTGGTATCCCCAAAACCATCGATAATGATGTGGGAGCGACAGAAGTCTCCATCGGCTTCGATACAGCTACTAATATCGCCACAGAAGCCCTCGATCGCCTCCATTTTACCGCCGCTAGTCATAACCGGGTGATGATCCTAGAAGTTATGGGTAGAGATGCCGGCCATATTGCCCTGGCTGCCGGTATTGCGGGGGGGGCCGATATCATTCTCATTCCCGAAATTCCCTACCGATTAGAGAAGATCTGCGAGAAGATCCGGCAACGGCAGCGTATGGATAAACAGTTTTCTCTGATTATTGTCTCCGAGGCTGTGCGGACGGAAACTGGCGATCGCCTAGTGCAAAAGGAATCCCTAGGAGAAGATCGTCTCGGGGGTATCGGTCGCTATTTAGCCGAAGAAGTTGCCAGGGAAACCGGGGCCGAAACGAGAGTGACTTTCCTGGGCCACATTCAACGGGGGGGCATTCCTTCTCCGATGGATCGCTTACTGGGGGCGGCTTTTGGCGTGGCGGCCGTGGATCTGATCGCCAGGAGGGAATTCGATCGCATGGTGGCCTGGCAAAATCGGCAAGTGGTCAGTGTTCCCATTGAGGAGGCGATTAAAACCTATCGCGTCGTCGATCCCGAAGAAACTTTAGTCAAAACCGCCAGGGGTTTGGGTATTTGTCTAGGGGATTGA